One window from the genome of Luteolibacter rhizosphaerae encodes:
- a CDS encoding PLP-dependent transferase, with translation MKSSPAWQEVDLGIPLPDSPHACSVCLPTWKAVVGYEEARDKVVRRMRMGYPRFFRHPLVDRLTGMAATEIAVDGEEVFLFPTKVAAQRAQRWIEPRGEVAVRHAGFQGLPVLAVPAKARQVAVDYQRFTGELVSSRQAEDIISGKPRGGNKTHLLQRRLGKIAGTDPKQVHIFNSGMASITAVLRSLPGVKEGRKTLQIEFPYVDALKVQELFGNGVVFLNQAEGESFDEALRRIRQGEFAGVFTEVPSNPLLRTADIPRLSAACAEGGVPLIIDDSAVGPSNVAVLRYADVVTSSLTKWLSGTGDVMGGMAVVRPDSPFAGQLLTALAEECASSSPLYVGDAEVLLSNLKGYPTRMAQHNANGEALAAMLSQHPAVAQVYHPSVVSRENYDRIKAPRGGYGPLLSFVLKNPKKAPKVFDALQVSKGPSFGTPFTLACPYTLLAHYRELDWAEGCGVSPELIRVSCGTEETSLLLAHFAAALELA, from the coding sequence ATGAAGTCATCTCCTGCTTGGCAGGAAGTCGATCTGGGGATCCCTTTGCCGGATTCGCCCCACGCCTGTTCCGTTTGCCTCCCCACGTGGAAGGCGGTGGTGGGCTACGAGGAGGCCCGGGACAAAGTCGTTAGACGCATGCGGATGGGGTATCCACGCTTCTTCCGCCATCCCCTTGTGGATCGCCTCACCGGCATGGCCGCGACGGAGATTGCCGTGGATGGCGAGGAAGTTTTCCTGTTCCCGACGAAGGTCGCAGCCCAGCGTGCGCAGCGTTGGATCGAGCCCCGCGGGGAAGTCGCCGTGCGCCACGCCGGTTTTCAAGGTCTGCCGGTTCTTGCGGTGCCAGCCAAGGCTCGCCAGGTGGCCGTCGACTACCAGCGCTTCACCGGCGAACTGGTAAGCAGTCGCCAGGCGGAGGACATCATCTCCGGCAAGCCGCGAGGGGGAAACAAAACCCACCTTCTCCAGCGCCGTCTCGGCAAGATCGCCGGCACCGACCCGAAGCAGGTTCACATCTTCAACAGCGGAATGGCCTCCATTACCGCCGTGTTGCGCTCCCTGCCGGGAGTGAAGGAAGGCCGCAAGACCCTGCAGATCGAGTTCCCCTACGTCGATGCACTCAAGGTCCAAGAGCTTTTCGGCAACGGCGTTGTCTTCCTCAATCAGGCGGAAGGCGAGTCCTTCGACGAAGCGCTGCGCCGTATCCGCCAGGGCGAATTTGCCGGTGTTTTCACCGAGGTGCCTAGCAATCCTTTGCTCCGCACCGCCGATATCCCGCGCCTCTCGGCTGCTTGTGCCGAAGGAGGCGTGCCCCTGATCATCGATGATTCCGCCGTCGGACCCTCGAATGTCGCGGTCTTGCGGTACGCCGATGTGGTCACGAGCAGCCTGACCAAGTGGCTTTCGGGAACGGGTGATGTCATGGGGGGCATGGCCGTGGTCCGTCCTGATTCTCCCTTCGCGGGCCAGCTTCTCACTGCTTTGGCCGAGGAGTGTGCCAGCAGTTCGCCGCTCTATGTCGGCGATGCCGAGGTTTTGCTCTCCAATCTGAAGGGTTATCCCACGCGGATGGCTCAGCACAACGCCAACGGCGAAGCGCTGGCCGCGATGCTTTCACAGCATCCCGCCGTGGCCCAGGTTTACCACCCGAGCGTGGTGAGCCGCGAAAACTACGACCGCATCAAAGCCCCGAGAGGCGGCTACGGACCCTTGTTGTCGTTCGTCCTGAAAAATCCCAAGAAGGCTCCCAAAGTTTTCGATGCCCTCCAGGTTTCGAAGGGCCCGAGCTTCGGCACGCCGTTCACCCTTGCGTGTCCTTACACCCTGTTAGCCCACTATCGGGAACTGGATTGGGCCGAAGGATGTGGGGTTTCGCCAGAACTCATACGGGTTTCCTGCGGTACGGAGGAAACTTCGCTGCTTTTGGCTCATTTTGCTGCGGCTTTGGAGCTAGCCTGA
- a CDS encoding S8 family serine peptidase, with amino-acid sequence MKRGTQRLAILLAILGSGVAGWWITRSASQPAPVKQVVEAPAPKPVYDPPPLEKKTEKRPSVKIQRDTAAEEEGALEYQRSLRFSSREAMEQFLTKAKSKGIAILGSIDQLNALHVGFLSLDDLNGLLDGSEETAYIYPVNLPTPATEGLPEGAVGMGDTLLSWLGIKGDNANFGANVKFVVLDTGSTLDGANNRNFVKLPENPADQNGHGTAVNDLIKQIAPAADVASYRIADDNGRSNTFLMTQGIMAALEARVDIINISMGSYGNSALLKDAVDQALAAGIKIFASAGNEGYTQVSYPAAYEGVVSVGAVDANGSYLPFSNSGSVSVTAPGLDLLTAWTGGKTVYFTGTSASAPIVAAATAAVMSQGGPKTTSSSAYSKLTDYLNDAGAPGDDSYYGSGMVDLGRVFQGGVAGIPDAAIAANYISTNANGQTQLQVVVQNRGTTTLINAPVTVTTPAGTSTMYVSTLRPGAISTFTLPLTVTDAGARVQSQVSNGSGDIKPSNNRRTDVYAAPTSN; translated from the coding sequence ATGAAAAGGGGCACGCAACGGCTGGCGATCCTGCTCGCGATCCTGGGCAGCGGGGTAGCAGGCTGGTGGATTACCCGTTCTGCCAGTCAGCCCGCCCCGGTGAAACAGGTCGTCGAGGCTCCGGCACCGAAGCCGGTTTACGACCCGCCGCCGCTGGAGAAGAAAACGGAGAAGCGCCCGTCCGTGAAGATCCAGCGCGATACCGCGGCCGAGGAGGAGGGTGCGCTGGAGTACCAACGTTCGCTACGTTTCTCCAGCCGCGAGGCCATGGAGCAGTTCCTGACGAAGGCCAAAAGCAAAGGGATCGCCATCCTCGGCTCGATCGACCAACTGAATGCCCTGCATGTGGGCTTCCTGTCGCTGGATGACCTGAACGGCTTGCTGGATGGCAGTGAGGAGACCGCCTACATTTATCCGGTCAATCTCCCCACGCCGGCCACCGAAGGCCTCCCGGAAGGTGCCGTGGGCATGGGCGACACGCTGCTCTCGTGGCTGGGCATCAAGGGAGACAACGCGAACTTTGGCGCTAACGTGAAGTTCGTGGTCCTCGATACCGGTTCCACACTCGATGGGGCAAATAACCGGAACTTCGTCAAGCTGCCCGAAAACCCCGCCGATCAGAACGGCCACGGAACCGCGGTGAACGATCTGATCAAACAAATCGCCCCGGCCGCGGACGTGGCCTCCTACCGCATCGCGGATGACAACGGCCGCTCGAATACATTCCTGATGACGCAGGGCATCATGGCGGCACTGGAGGCACGCGTGGACATCATCAATATCTCCATGGGGTCGTACGGTAACTCCGCACTGCTCAAGGATGCCGTCGACCAAGCTCTCGCCGCAGGCATCAAGATTTTCGCCTCCGCCGGGAACGAAGGCTACACGCAAGTCTCCTATCCCGCCGCCTATGAAGGCGTGGTGAGCGTCGGCGCGGTGGATGCAAATGGCAGCTACCTGCCCTTCTCGAACAGCGGCAGCGTCTCCGTCACCGCGCCCGGACTGGACCTTCTAACAGCATGGACCGGCGGGAAGACCGTCTACTTCACCGGCACCTCTGCCAGCGCACCCATCGTGGCCGCGGCGACCGCCGCGGTCATGTCCCAAGGCGGACCGAAGACCACCAGTTCCTCCGCCTACTCGAAGCTCACGGACTACCTCAACGATGCCGGCGCGCCGGGCGACGATTCCTACTACGGATCCGGGATGGTCGATCTGGGCCGGGTCTTCCAAGGCGGAGTCGCGGGTATCCCGGATGCAGCCATCGCCGCAAACTACATTTCCACCAATGCGAACGGGCAAACGCAGCTCCAGGTGGTGGTGCAGAACCGCGGCACGACCACGCTGATCAATGCGCCGGTGACAGTGACGACGCCCGCAGGTACGAGCACCATGTATGTCTCCACCCTGCGGCCCGGAGCCATCTCCACCTTCACGCTGCCGCTCACCGTCACGGATGCAGGGGCGCGGGTGCAATCGCAGGTTTCGAATGGCTCGGGCGACATCAAGCCGTCAAACAACCGGCGCACCGATGTTTATGCCGCGCCGACTTCGAATTGA